Proteins encoded in a region of the Rutidosis leptorrhynchoides isolate AG116_Rl617_1_P2 chromosome 9, CSIRO_AGI_Rlap_v1, whole genome shotgun sequence genome:
- the LOC139868455 gene encoding uncharacterized protein, translating into MAFTKTPKEILTKTPIIFQPIQNWTLSVPPVVISAEIANKFISRIYTDTGSEADIIYWYCLRTFPRHIRDRARWTNLKVSGLTGTPVNAMARIRLEVVMGTFPFLRTETTDFTILKGTSRFNVLFGRTKLAKFGAIASTAHAEIRFPTPNGVAAIHSQHVALTRERSTFTNLPEGRAN; encoded by the coding sequence atggcgtTTACCAAAACTCCTAAGGAGATTCTTACCAAAACtccaatcatttttcaaccaatccaAAATTGGACTTTATCCGTCCCGCCAGTGGTCATatcagcagaaattgcaaacaagtttATCAGCCGTATCTACACGGATACAGGCAGTGAAGCTGATATCATCTATTGGtattgtttgagaacttttccaaggcaCATACGGGATAGAGCTAGGTGGACAAATTTGAAGGTTTCAGGATTGACAGGAACACCGGTGAACGCCATGGCGCGAATTCGTTTGGAGGTTGTTATGGGAACATTCCCATTTCTAAGAACTGAAACAACTGATTTCACTATTTTGAAAGGCActtctcgatttaatgtcctttttggaaggacaAAGTTGGCAAAATTTGGAGCAATTGCATCCActgctcatgcagagatcagatttCCAACTCCTAATGGAGTGGCTGCCATACATTCACAGCATGTAGCACTAACTAGGGAACGGTCTACGTTTACAAATTTGCCAGAGGGCAGAGCAAATTAG